In the genome of Amyelois transitella isolate CPQ chromosome 25, ilAmyTran1.1, whole genome shotgun sequence, one region contains:
- the LOC106141457 gene encoding facilitated trehalose transporter Tret1-like, protein MKKPGRVSVHLFRQVLAAIATSLHGLSAGIVFGHSAVLLPQLKEDHTIVYDAKYDSWIASITALCMALGCIIAGSIIDRFGRRVGLIFLAIPFVFSWLLMAFSKSVSLLLIGRAITGICSGAFRPMSIVYISEVSDPKHRSMLLVSTSLSSNIGVLIAHSVGTYLYWKTASIVFCVPNLLAVVILLYLKESPLWLISKGKTNEGSNIFYWFREKTEAANNELSIVINKQKIKSQDLNIKDTFKVVFSKAFLGPFAICFVIFAEAQFCGTNVLNFYAADIIKSTFSDNVDNFSIMMLVDALRVGGTGTVFCTVKHVPRRFLYLLCSIITTVCIFCLASYLYFETSNLLWFGLMSLVLYIYFSVTLISTGWSFTSEMYPSSVRGLGSAATSSMSFLLLFIIVKIAPGIIDTFGISVFYLMCASITAVSTVILYFVLPETNGKTLQEIEDSLNKQKEQEISIDRASSEQTKI, encoded by the exons ATGAAAAAACCAGGTCGTGTTTCCGTTCATTTATTTAGAcag GTTTTGGCAGCGATAGCCACCAGCCTCCATGGCTTGAGTGCGGGCATTGTCTTTGGTCACAGTGCAGTTCTGCTGCCCCAGCTTAAAGAAGACCATACCATCGTCTATGATGCAAAATATGACTCTTGGATCG cgtCCATCACTGCGTTATGTATGGCCTTGGGCTGCATCATCGCAGGATCCATAATAGACAGATTCGGACGAAGAGTTGGCCTCATCTTCCTGGCAATCCCTTTCGTTTTCTCCTGGCTCCTCATGGCCTTCTCTAAAAGTGTAAGCCTGTTATTGATAGGAAGAGCTATAACTGGTATATGCTCCGGTGCTTTCAGACCAATGTCTATTGTCTACATAAGCGAAGTGTCAGATCCAAAACACAGATCCATGTTACTGGTTTCAACATCACTATCATCAAATATAGGAGTTCTTATAGCTCACTCTGTAggaacatatttatattggaAAACTGCTTCGATTGTCTTCTGTGTACCTAATTTGTTAGCTGTAGTTATTCTCttgtatttaaaagaaagCCCTTTATGGTTAATTTCAAAGGGAAAAACTAATGAGGGCTCTAACATTTTTTACTGGTTTAGAGAAAAAACTGAAGCAGCCAATAATGAATTaagtattgtaataaataagcaaaaaataaaatctcagGATCTTAATATTAAAGATACATTTAAAGTAGTTTTTAGTAAAGCATTCCTAGGGCCATTTGcaatatgttttgttatttttgctgAAGCTCAATTTTGTGGcacaaatgttttaaatttttacgctgcagatataataaaaagtacattTTCTGATAATGTTGATAATTTCTCAATAATGATGCTTGTTGACGCACTTAGGGTAGGTGGAACTGGGACAGTTTTTTGTACTGTAAAACATGTTCCCAGACggtttctatatttattatgtagtaTTATAACCACTGTCTGCATATTTTGCCtggcatcatatttatatttcgaaACTTCAAACTTACTGTGGTTTGGTTTAATGTCTTtagttttgtatatatatttttctgttacATTAATAAGTACTGGATGGTCTTTCACTAGTGAAATGTATCCAAGTTCAGTACGAGGGTTAGGTTCGGCAGCAACATCAAGTATGTCATTtctgttactttttattattgtgaaaATAGCTCCCGGAATTATCGATACTTTTGGTATATCCGTATTTTATCTTATGTGTGCATCGATAACTGCAGTTAGCACTGTGATATTGTACTTTGTGTTGCCAGAAACCAATGGTAAAACGTTGCAAGAAATTGAAGacagtttaaacaaacaaaaagaacaAGAAATATCAATAGACAGAGCATCATCAGAGCAAACTAAAATCTAA